A single window of Diaphorobacter sp. HDW4A DNA harbors:
- a CDS encoding IS30 family transposase, whose protein sequence is MGTRYEHLQPEDRVTLASLRQQGWSIRAIARLQGRSPSTISRELRRNACHGGYASAPAQRLCQLRRIQAKPCPKLHSCGALWTLVTTMLCWLWSPEQIACTLQRMYPQDPTMHASHESIYTAIYAYPRGELRRQLIALLRQGKSTRRPRSAGSDRRGQIPGMVSIHVRPPEVNDRVIPGHWEGDLIKGAGNQSAVGVLVERSTRLVLLCKMPDASADSALAAFTNKLRQIAQPMRQTLTYDQGKEMARYKELAQALGMRVYFCDPHSPWQKGSCENTNGLLRQFMPKGTDLSMHDQDALDSMADLMNNRPRQTLGWDSPYQAFQRFMAAIAEKSSATIH, encoded by the coding sequence GGCTGGAGCATCAGGGCCATAGCCCGCCTTCAAGGCCGCAGCCCCAGCACCATCAGCCGTGAGTTGCGGCGCAACGCCTGCCACGGCGGTTACGCCAGCGCGCCTGCGCAGCGTCTGTGCCAGCTGCGGCGCATTCAGGCCAAGCCATGCCCCAAGCTTCACAGCTGCGGGGCGTTGTGGACTCTTGTGACCACCATGCTGTGCTGGCTGTGGTCGCCCGAGCAGATTGCATGCACACTCCAGCGCATGTATCCCCAGGACCCAACCATGCATGCCTCGCACGAGAGCATCTACACCGCCATCTATGCATACCCACGCGGTGAGTTGCGCCGCCAGCTCATCGCACTGCTGCGCCAAGGCAAGAGTACACGCCGCCCGCGTTCAGCAGGCTCTGATCGACGTGGTCAGATTCCAGGCATGGTCTCTATCCATGTTCGCCCACCCGAGGTCAATGATCGCGTGATCCCGGGGCATTGGGAGGGGGATCTGATCAAGGGTGCTGGCAACCAATCGGCGGTGGGTGTGCTGGTAGAGCGCTCAACGCGCTTGGTGCTGCTGTGCAAGATGCCTGACGCATCCGCAGACAGTGCGCTGGCCGCGTTCACCAACAAGCTGCGCCAGATCGCACAGCCGATGCGCCAGACGCTCACCTACGACCAGGGCAAGGAGATGGCCCGGTACAAGGAACTCGCCCAAGCCCTTGGCATGCGGGTGTACTTTTGTGATCCGCACAGCCCTTGGCAAAAAGGCAGTTGTGAGAACACGAATGGGCTGCTGCGCCAGTTCATGCCCAAGGGCACAGACCTGAGCATGCATGACCAGGATGCGCTGGACTCCATGGCCGATCTGATGAACAACCGTCCTCGTCAGACTCTCGGCTGGGATTCTCCCTACCAGGCTTTTCAGCGATTCATGGCGGCTATCGCCGAGAAAAGCTCCGCTACCATTCATTGA